The Klebsiella aerogenes KCTC 2190 region TCCCATCTCTTATACTTAACCGCGCATCACTGGCGGCTGGCGGTTAACCGGCGGTTAAAAAATCTAGGCATGAGCCAGGCGTCATGGGTGGCGGTGTCAGCTATTGCCCGCAACGAGCAGCCCCTCTCGCAAAGCGAACTGGCGCAGGAACTGGGGGTCGAAAGCGCCACCATCGTCCCGCTCATTAACCGCCTGGTCGAACTTGAACTGGTGGAGCGCGTTAAGCCTGACAGCGATAAACGTAAGCGTCTGTTGGTTGCCACCGCAAAAGGGATGGCGCTCTTTCATCAGGTGAAAGCGGTCGCCGACGACCTGCGTGAGGAGATCCTCACCGCCATTACTCCGGAAGAGCGTGAGCAAACCCACCGGGTACTGGAAAAGCTGCTACACGAGGTGGAAAAGAAATAATGCCTCGTCGCGAAGCTAATCCTTATGTGCCCCACGACTGGGCGCCGCATGAAAAACCGG contains the following coding sequences:
- a CDS encoding MarR family winged helix-turn-helix transcriptional regulator codes for the protein MDNRQLNFSHLLYLTAHHWRLAVNRRLKNLGMSQASWVAVSAIARNEQPLSQSELAQELGVESATIVPLINRLVELELVERVKPDSDKRKRLLVATAKGMALFHQVKAVADDLREEILTAITPEEREQTHRVLEKLLHEVEKK